A window of Emcibacter sp. SYSU 3D8 genomic DNA:
CGCCCCGTTCCAGCAGGGCAGCCACATCGTTTTCCTGTCCGGCGCCGATTTCTAGGAATGCCGCGCCGCCAGGCACCAGGACGCGTTTCAGGTCGGCCGCAATGCGGCGGTAGGCGGCAAGGCCATCGGCGCCTCCGTCGAGGGCGCCGACGGGATCGAACACCGCCACCTCGGGTTCGAGACCGTCGATATCGCCGCTTGGAATGTAGGGCGGATTGGACACGATCAGGTCCATTGCGCCATCGGGCAATTCCGCCGACCAGTCGCCTATGGCAAATGAAGCCCGCGCCGACAGGCCAAGCGCCGCGGCATTGGCGCGCGCCACGTCCAACGCAGCATCGCTGATGTCGATGCCCAGGCCGCCATCCCCGGGCCGCTCGTGCAGCAGCGCGAGCAGGATACAGCCGCTGCCGGTTCCCAGGTCGGCGATCCGCGCAGCAGGCCGCTCCTCAAGCCAGTCCAGCGCCGCGCCCACCAGGGTCTCCGTGTCGGGACGCGGATCCAGCACCGGCGCCGCCACGGCAAAGTCGAGCCCCCAGAACTCCCGCCGGCCCAGAATGCGCGACACGGGTTCGCGGGCGACACGCCGGTCGATCATGGCGCGGTAAGCATCGGCGGCCGGGTCATCGACAGTCCGTTCCGGATAGGCCATGAGTGCCTCGCGCCGCTCACCGGTCGCCGCGCACAGCAGCAGGGCCGCATCCAGCGCCGCCGACGCCACGCCCGCCGCGGCCAGGCGCGCCCGTCCGGACCGCTGCAGGTCGCCAAGGGTCGCGCCGGTGTCGGTCACTCAGAAATCTCCGGCAGTCTCCATGGCCGCAAGCCGCTCGGCCTGGTCCTCGGATATCAGCGCATCGATCAGCTCGTCGAGCCCCTGCCCCTGCATGATCAGGTCAAGCTTGTAGAGGGTCAGGTTGATACGGTGATCGGTGATGCGGTTCTGCGGAAAATTGTAGGTGCGGATGCGCTCGGACCGGTCGCCGCTGCCCACCTGGGTGCGGCGCGCATCCGA
This region includes:
- the prmC gene encoding peptide chain release factor N(5)-glutamine methyltransferase translates to MTDTGATLGDLQRSGRARLAAAGVASAALDAALLLCAATGERREALMAYPERTVDDPAADAYRAMIDRRVAREPVSRILGRREFWGLDFAVAAPVLDPRPDTETLVGAALDWLEERPAARIADLGTGSGCILLALLHERPGDGGLGIDISDAALDVARANAAALGLSARASFAIGDWSAELPDGAMDLIVSNPPYIPSGDIDGLEPEVAVFDPVGALDGGADGLAAYRRIAADLKRVLVPGGAAFLEIGAGQENDVAALLERGGASMVQQIPDLSGRIRCLGAFFRAER